The following proteins come from a genomic window of Brachionichthys hirsutus isolate HB-005 chromosome 20, CSIRO-AGI_Bhir_v1, whole genome shotgun sequence:
- the vegfab gene encoding vascular endothelial growth factor Ab isoform X3 — MRRARDQHGFVFTTCTRLFRGVVAAPVVLLYLLLFDNNSWIFKNVAWSLDWISNIMNIIDSLTLLILTLSAVKSAHIPKETERSPHEVIPLLEVFNKSLCKPREMLVEILDEYPQEVEYIFIPSCVVLTRCAGCCNDEMLQCVPTSSYNVTMEIKRLKPRRQENDVYMSFTEHSACEW; from the exons ATGCGCCGCGCCCGGGACCAACATGGATTTGTCTTTACAACCTGCACACGTTTATTTAGAGGAGTTGTAGCCGCACCGGTTGTGTTGCTCTACTTGTTGCTGTTCGACAACAACTCTTGGATTTTTAAAAACGTCGCCTGGTCTTTGGATTGGATTTCCAACATCATGAACATTATTGACAGTTTGACACTATTGATTTTGACGCTGTCAGCTGTCAAG AGTGCTCACATACCGAAAGAAACAGAGAGAAGTCCACATGAAG TGATCCCCTTACTGGAGGTGTTCAACAAAAGCTTGTGTAAGCCTCGGGAAATGCTGGTGGAGATTCTGGATGAGTATCCTCAGGAGGTGGAGTACATCTTCATCCCGTCCTGCGTGGTGTTGACGCGCTGCGCCGGCTGCTGCAACGACGAGATGCTTCAGTGCGTGCCCACGTCGAGCTACAACGTTACAATGGAG ATTAAAAGACTAAAACCCAGAAGGCAGGAGAACGATGTGTATATGAGTTTTACAGAACACAGCGCATGTGAGT